A stretch of the Filimonas lacunae genome encodes the following:
- a CDS encoding TonB-dependent receptor, whose translation MTKNYSIVVIFFLSLLAIAYGQTPVKFSGKIVDAENSVPLAGALIVVQESGAKTVTDVEGRFFIQLQKGKKYTFKITSLGYAPKVVNDISAETGNTLDIVLDKDNGNQLEMVVIKSTSARKESAASIYLAQKNSSSISDGISAEVIKRSPDKSTGEVLKRVSGASVQDNKFVVIRGLNERYNTALLNNSVLPSTEPDKKAFSFDIIPSSLVDNLVIYKSPLPDLPGDFAGGAIKISTKDYPASKISELSFSASYNSMTTFKEFYKGMPDGSLDFLGFFDKKSQIPNPYYKRRGGAFGDLDAADKKAITKLFPNTYGYNKAANSIPNFSLSYTGGNTALLKKGRKLGYIYSLGYSTGHRVSDRNRLDAPGNAKQLDYDYYTTNYDQRNNLSALLNLTYSYGKSKIALKNIFNNDFTKTVALRNGLNYAGVTPIGVKSVNSEATGNGILNSVLEGTHKAGSNWDIDWSGSFGLTYRWQPDQRILAFRGSEAAPYDYFIKLSNENSPAIRDAGRVYSYLKEYIYGANVNVSRKFSLFNNEQRFKVGISNYYRTRNMEVIALGYSTINPSFGAEIKESKTTDFATMFSPENIDQYNLTLANIPTNSAEYKGTGLLNAGYLMFDNKFNGGFKLTWGARLENYTQKLTGDNEKNTKNSNLDILPSFLLTYKLTENTNLRLAGSRSVNRPEFREMASYSFYDYENNIVVKGAPNLKRATASNADLRYEWFPAAGEIMSASLFYKNFSNPIEQTNLNNDVYSYANADKANVYGAELEIRKKLGFFNTAFFDHLTFYANAAYMKGSVQLGGVNSNRPLQGQSSYLVNSGLTYATIADDLIFNVLYNKIGPRLRARAGNQSLDVYERPRDVIDFQVTKKLVSNKLELKVTISDILAQANQWYYKYDANPSKMGYDANTDKIINSVKYGTTATLAVRYNF comes from the coding sequence GTGACTAAAAACTATTCAATAGTTGTTATTTTCTTTTTATCTCTTTTAGCTATTGCTTATGGGCAAACCCCTGTAAAATTTTCAGGTAAAATTGTAGATGCCGAAAACAGCGTTCCACTGGCTGGTGCTTTAATTGTTGTGCAGGAAAGTGGTGCAAAAACGGTAACGGATGTAGAAGGCCGCTTTTTTATCCAATTACAGAAAGGCAAAAAATATACGTTCAAAATAACCAGCCTGGGCTATGCACCTAAGGTAGTAAATGATATTTCAGCAGAAACTGGTAATACACTGGATATAGTATTGGATAAGGATAACGGCAACCAGCTGGAAATGGTGGTGATTAAATCTACCAGTGCCCGCAAAGAATCAGCTGCATCTATATACCTCGCGCAGAAAAACAGCTCTTCCATTTCTGATGGTATTTCTGCAGAAGTGATTAAAAGATCTCCTGATAAAAGCACGGGTGAAGTATTGAAAAGAGTAAGTGGTGCTTCTGTACAAGATAATAAGTTTGTAGTAATCAGGGGTTTGAATGAGCGTTATAATACCGCTTTATTAAATAATTCTGTGTTACCAAGTACAGAGCCTGATAAAAAAGCCTTTTCATTCGATATTATTCCTTCTTCCCTGGTAGACAACCTGGTTATTTACAAGTCGCCTTTGCCTGATTTACCAGGTGATTTTGCTGGAGGCGCTATTAAAATATCTACCAAAGATTATCCTGCAAGCAAAATCAGTGAGTTGTCTTTTTCGGCCAGCTACAACTCTATGACCACCTTTAAAGAGTTTTATAAGGGCATGCCGGATGGTTCACTGGACTTTTTAGGCTTTTTTGATAAAAAATCTCAAATCCCTAACCCTTATTACAAACGCAGAGGTGGTGCTTTTGGCGATTTGGATGCTGCTGATAAAAAGGCTATCACTAAATTATTTCCCAATACTTACGGATATAACAAGGCGGCTAACAGTATTCCTAATTTCAGCCTTAGCTACACCGGCGGTAATACTGCCTTATTAAAAAAAGGCCGTAAACTGGGATACATTTATTCACTCGGATATAGCACAGGGCATCGTGTTTCTGACAGAAACAGGCTGGATGCTCCTGGTAATGCAAAACAGCTGGATTACGATTATTATACGACTAATTACGATCAGCGAAATAACCTTTCGGCTTTATTAAACCTGACTTATTCTTATGGGAAAAGTAAAATTGCCTTGAAGAATATCTTCAATAACGATTTTACCAAAACTGTTGCCCTCAGAAACGGGCTGAACTATGCCGGAGTTACTCCCATTGGGGTTAAATCGGTAAACAGCGAAGCTACCGGCAATGGAATTTTAAACAGTGTGCTGGAAGGAACGCACAAAGCAGGCAGTAACTGGGATATTGACTGGAGTGGATCTTTTGGCTTAACCTATCGCTGGCAGCCTGATCAGCGTATATTGGCCTTCCGTGGTTCGGAAGCTGCTCCTTACGATTACTTCATTAAGCTCTCTAATGAAAACTCTCCTGCTATCAGAGATGCCGGCCGTGTATACTCTTACCTGAAAGAATACATCTATGGCGCTAATGTGAATGTGAGCAGAAAATTCAGCCTGTTTAACAACGAGCAGCGGTTTAAAGTAGGGATTTCCAATTACTATCGTACCCGTAACATGGAAGTAATTGCACTGGGATACAGTACTATTAATCCTAGTTTCGGTGCTGAAATTAAAGAGTCAAAAACTACTGATTTTGCTACTATGTTTTCGCCGGAAAATATAGACCAGTATAACTTAACTCTGGCTAATATTCCTACCAATTCCGCTGAATACAAGGGCACCGGGCTTTTAAATGCCGGATACCTGATGTTTGACAATAAGTTTAATGGTGGATTTAAGCTTACCTGGGGAGCAAGACTGGAGAATTATACACAGAAACTGACAGGGGATAATGAAAAGAATACCAAAAACAGTAACCTGGACATCCTGCCATCTTTCTTGCTTACCTATAAGCTTACAGAAAATACCAACCTGCGTTTGGCTGGTTCCAGATCTGTAAACAGACCTGAGTTCAGAGAAATGGCTTCCTATAGTTTTTATGATTATGAAAATAACATTGTAGTAAAAGGAGCGCCTAACTTAAAAAGAGCTACTGCATCTAATGCTGATTTAAGATACGAGTGGTTTCCGGCAGCAGGTGAAATTATGTCGGCCAGCTTATTTTATAAAAACTTCTCTAATCCCATTGAACAAACCAACCTGAATAACGACGTGTATTCCTATGCTAATGCTGATAAAGCGAATGTGTATGGAGCAGAGCTGGAAATACGTAAAAAACTAGGCTTTTTCAATACTGCCTTTTTCGATCACCTGACATTTTATGCGAACGCAGCTTATATGAAAGGATCGGTGCAGTTAGGTGGTGTTAACTCTAACAGGCCTTTACAGGGGCAGTCCTCATACCTGGTGAATAGTGGACTTACTTACGCTACCATAGCTGACGACCTGATCTTTAATGTGCTGTATAACAAAATTGGACCAAGGCTCAGAGCAAGAGCAGGCAACCAGTCACTGGATGTATATGAGCGTCCAAGGGATGTGATTGACTTTCAGGTGACCAAAAAACTGGTAAGTAATAAACTGGAATTAAAAGTTACTATCAGTGATATCCTGGCACAGGCTAATCAATGGTATTACAAATACGACGCTAATCCTTCTAAAATGGGGTACGATGCTAACACAGATAAAATTATCAACTCTGTGAAGTATGGTACTACAGCTACCCTGGCAGTGCGATATAACTTCTGA
- the galE gene encoding UDP-glucose 4-epimerase GalE, whose translation MSKILVTGGCGFIGSHTVVDLIENGFDVVSIDDNSRSTTYLLDGIEKITGKKLKNYKVDLKNFDETLAVFQENPDIAGVIHFAAYKAVGESVEVPLDYFENNLFGLINLLKCTKEFKIDNFVFSSSCTVYGNPDVIPVTEKSPTKKAESPYGATKQMGEQIIEEYSRAYGYNSILLRYFNPVGAHPTTFIGELPLGKPQNLVPVITQTAIGKLPQMTVFGSDYDTRDGSCMRDFIHVCDIAHAHTLAVQYLLDKKNASKCEVFNLGTGNGVTVLEAINSFEKVSGQKLNYKVGPRRAGDVVAIYANNAHAVDTLKWEIKYGLDEMMDTAWKWELKVKQDEALMKKQNPALN comes from the coding sequence ATGTCTAAAATCCTTGTAACCGGCGGATGTGGATTTATTGGTTCGCACACCGTAGTTGACTTAATTGAAAACGGCTTTGATGTAGTATCCATCGATGACAACTCGCGTTCTACCACTTACCTGTTAGACGGTATTGAGAAAATCACCGGTAAAAAGCTGAAGAATTACAAAGTAGACTTAAAGAATTTTGATGAAACGCTGGCAGTATTTCAGGAAAACCCTGATATCGCCGGCGTTATTCATTTTGCAGCATATAAAGCCGTAGGCGAATCGGTGGAAGTACCATTAGATTACTTCGAAAACAACCTCTTTGGTTTAATTAACCTGCTTAAATGCACCAAAGAATTCAAGATTGACAATTTCGTATTCTCTTCTTCCTGCACGGTATATGGCAACCCCGATGTAATACCGGTTACAGAAAAGTCGCCTACCAAAAAAGCAGAATCGCCCTATGGTGCCACTAAACAAATGGGTGAGCAGATTATAGAAGAATACTCCCGTGCTTATGGTTACAATTCTATTTTACTGCGTTATTTTAACCCCGTAGGCGCCCACCCTACTACGTTTATTGGAGAACTGCCTTTAGGCAAACCCCAAAACCTGGTGCCTGTAATTACGCAAACCGCTATTGGCAAACTGCCACAGATGACGGTGTTTGGCAGCGATTATGACACCCGCGATGGTAGCTGTATGCGTGACTTTATTCATGTTTGCGATATCGCCCATGCGCACACCCTGGCAGTACAATATTTACTGGATAAAAAGAACGCCAGCAAATGCGAGGTGTTTAACCTGGGAACCGGCAATGGTGTAACCGTACTGGAAGCTATCAACTCATTTGAAAAAGTAAGCGGCCAGAAACTGAACTACAAAGTAGGCCCACGGCGTGCAGGTGATGTGGTGGCTATTTATGCCAACAACGCCCATGCGGTAGATACCCTGAAATGGGAAATTAAATACGGGCTGGACGAAATGATGGATACCGCCTGGAAATGGGAACTGAAAGTGAAACAAGATGAAGCTTTAATGAAAAAGCAAAATCCTGCCCTCAATTAA
- a CDS encoding DUF47 domain-containing protein, protein MGINNIGKLFMPKNRIFYELFEDVGMNVEHMGQVIKQVVYEPDLDKRASLIGLIEDLEHKNDDFTHKIFTELGRNFITPFDREDIHYLATALDDICDYIFSSAKKINFYRVNPNDSGIQKMAELIELGCAEIKKAIYGLRDMKNLRQMTEAMVRVNSIENQADDVFDMSIEKLFEQENDVKELIKKREIYQAMETVTDKCEDAANVIESIIVKYA, encoded by the coding sequence ATGGGAATTAATAACATCGGCAAGTTGTTTATGCCTAAAAACCGGATCTTTTACGAGTTGTTTGAAGATGTAGGCATGAACGTAGAGCACATGGGACAGGTAATTAAACAAGTAGTATACGAGCCCGACCTGGACAAAAGAGCTTCCCTGATTGGCCTTATTGAAGATCTTGAGCACAAAAACGATGATTTTACCCATAAAATCTTTACTGAACTCGGGCGCAATTTCATTACCCCGTTCGACCGCGAGGATATTCACTATCTCGCTACTGCCCTGGATGATATCTGTGACTATATATTCTCTTCTGCCAAAAAAATCAATTTCTACCGCGTTAATCCTAACGACAGCGGCATCCAGAAAATGGCGGAATTGATTGAATTAGGTTGCGCCGAAATTAAAAAAGCCATCTACGGCCTGCGTGATATGAAAAACCTGCGCCAGATGACTGAAGCCATGGTTCGCGTAAACAGCATTGAAAACCAGGCAGATGATGTATTTGACATGAGCATTGAAAAGCTTTTTGAACAAGAAAACGACGTAAAAGAGCTGATCAAGAAAAGGGAAATATACCAGGCTATGGAAACCGTTACCGATAAGTGCGAAGACGCAGCCAATGTGATAGAATCCATCATCGTTAAATACGCCTAG
- a CDS encoding inorganic phosphate transporter translates to MVTLLIVIVVLSFVFDYINGFHDAANSIATIVSTKVLTPFQAVLWAAFFNFGAFFISKYVVGHFGIADTIAKSVTLDKGDPYALYVILAGLISAIAWNLITWWFGIPSSSSHALIGGLIGAAVARYKTLGVVVAAKVIPIILFIFAAPLIGMIIAFIITIIIVHLCKRGNPYKTEKWFKRLQLVSSGLFSLGHGSNDAQKVMGIIGAAMVASHYIPDLGHIPDWVPIMCFVAIGLGTMSGGWKIVKTMGTRITKVTPLEGVAAETAGAITLFLTEHFKIPVSTTHTITGSIIGVGATKRLSAVRWGVTINLVWAWVLTIPVSAIFAAIAYYILVLFK, encoded by the coding sequence ATGGTTACATTATTAATAGTAATTGTAGTCTTATCATTTGTATTCGACTACATTAACGGGTTTCATGATGCCGCTAACTCTATTGCCACTATCGTTTCAACCAAGGTATTAACTCCTTTCCAGGCGGTATTGTGGGCAGCATTTTTCAATTTCGGAGCTTTTTTCATTTCTAAATACGTAGTAGGCCATTTTGGTATTGCCGATACCATTGCCAAAAGTGTAACCCTGGATAAGGGCGACCCTTATGCATTGTATGTAATCCTGGCCGGCCTTATTTCTGCAATAGCCTGGAACCTGATCACCTGGTGGTTTGGTATTCCTTCCAGCTCGTCACATGCGCTGATAGGTGGCCTGATAGGTGCAGCAGTAGCCCGTTACAAAACATTGGGCGTAGTAGTAGCTGCCAAGGTTATTCCTATCATCCTGTTCATTTTTGCAGCTCCCTTAATAGGTATGATCATAGCCTTTATCATTACTATTATAATAGTGCACCTCTGTAAAAGAGGTAATCCCTACAAAACCGAAAAATGGTTTAAAAGGCTGCAGCTGGTTTCATCCGGCCTGTTTAGCCTGGGGCATGGCAGTAACGATGCACAAAAGGTAATGGGTATTATTGGCGCAGCTATGGTGGCCAGTCACTACATTCCCGATCTGGGGCATATTCCCGATTGGGTACCTATCATGTGCTTTGTGGCCATAGGCCTGGGTACTATGAGCGGTGGCTGGAAAATTGTCAAAACCATGGGTACACGTATTACCAAAGTAACTCCGTTAGAAGGAGTAGCTGCCGAAACAGCAGGCGCTATTACCCTGTTTTTAACTGAGCACTTTAAAATACCAGTGTCAACTACACATACCATTACCGGTTCCATTATCGGCGTAGGTGCAACCAAAAGGTTAAGCGCTGTACGTTGGGGGGTAACCATTAACCTGGTATGGGCATGGGTACTAACCATTCCTGTTAGTGCCATATTTGCAGCTATCGCTTACTATATTCTTGTGCTGTTTAAATAA